CAACGACCGGCAGTTCGTGAAGTTCTGCACATTGCTCGGGCGAGCTGAACTCGCCACCGACGAGCGTTATCTGACCAACGCATTGCGGGTGCAGAACCGGGAAACCCTGACGCCGGAACTGGCCACTGAAACGGCGAAGATCGAGCGCGACACGCTGTTGAAGTTGCTGGAAGATGCCGGCGTGCCTGGCGGACCGATCAACACCGTTGCCGACGTCTTTGCCGATCCGCAGATCGAGCATCGGCAGATGCGGGTCGATACGCCGCATTCCGGCGCTGCTGCCGGTACCTCTCCCGGGGTGAGGACGCCAATTCGCTTTTCAGCCGCCGGGCTTGCACTGGACCGTGGCGTGCCGCGGCTTGGGGAGCATACGGACGAGGTGTTGGCGGAAATCGGGATGCAAGCCCTAAAGGCGGACTAGCGTAACGTTAGTCTCTGACGGCGCACGTTCAAGCGATGCTGTAGAAAACAGCAAAAGGCCCTGGAAATCCGAGAGATTTCCAGGGCCCTTCTGTTAGGCCTTGAGTGCGCGATCGAAGACGCGCGACAGCCGTTCGGCGAAGGCGCGCGGATCCTGCGGCTTGTCGCCGTCAAGCACGCGGGCCTGGTCGAGCAGAAGCTGAACGGCGTCCGTCCGGAACGCCGTGTCGCCGGCGGGGCTGGCGGCCATCGCCGTAATCAACGCATGGTTCGGATTGACTTCGAGGATCGGCTTGGCCGCGTCGTCCAGGCGACCGGCGCCCTGCAGCATCTTTTCGAGCTGGCGGTCGGGGCCGTGTTCCGGCGCAACGAGGCAGACGGCGCTTTCCGTCAGGCGGTCGGACGTGCGGACGTCGGACACCGCCGCGCCGAGCGTTTCCTTGGCGAAGGCAACGAAATCGATGACCAATTGGCTCGCCTGCGGCGCTTCTTCCTTGTCGCCCTCCGGCTTCCCGATCGCGCTGAGATCGGCCGACCCTTGGGTAATCGACTTCAGCGGCTTACCGTCGAAGTCCGGTGCGGACGTGACCCAGAAACTGTCGACTGGATCGGTCAGGAGCAGGACTTCGATACCGCGGGCGCGGAAACCTTCGAGCTGCGGCGAGGCCTTGAGTTGGCCGAGATTGTCGCCGGTCAGATAGTAGATCGCCGATTGGCCGTCCTTCATGCCCTTGACATAGTCGGCGAGGCTGCGCTGTCCTTCGTCGGACGTGGTGGTACGGAAGCGCGATAGCGCGATCAGTTGTTCGCGACGCTCGTAGTCCTCGTAGATGCCTTCCTTCAGCACGCTGCCGAAGTTTTCCCAAACCTTGTCGAAGGTTTCGCGTTCGCTTTCCGCCAGCTTCTCGATCGCCGTCAGCACACGGTTGGTGACACCCTTGCGGATGCTGGCGAGCAGCGGGCTTTCCTGGATCATCTCACGCGAGACGTTCAAGGGCAGGTCGGAGGTATCGACGAGGCCACGCACGAAGCGCAGGTAGCGCGGGAGCAATTCCGCCTCGTCGGTGATGAATACGCGCTTGACGTAGAGTTTCATCCGACCCTTGCGGTC
The nucleotide sequence above comes from Ensifer adhaerens. Encoded proteins:
- the htpG gene encoding molecular chaperone HtpG, which encodes MSETEMSVEKHVFEADVARLLHLMVHSVYSDKNVFLRELISNAADACEKLRYEAIVSPELLAGDPSPRITLTLDEENSRLVVEDNGIGMGRDELVEALGTIARSGTRAFMERIEAAQGKEGAQLIGQFGVGFYSAFMVADKVDVVSRRAGTEHAWLWSSDGKGSYTVSAAELADAPARGTRITLHLMEDAKTYTSRWTVERIVKDQSGHVPVPISILEKPDAEPVQVGDGTALWTKQKSEISKEDYADFYRGVAGQYDDPALTVHFRAEGRHEYTALAFVPGSKPFDLFDPDRKGRMKLYVKRVFITDEAELLPRYLRFVRGLVDTSDLPLNVSREMIQESPLLASIRKGVTNRVLTAIEKLAESERETFDKVWENFGSVLKEGIYEDYERREQLIALSRFRTTTSDEGQRSLADYVKGMKDGQSAIYYLTGDNLGQLKASPQLEGFRARGIEVLLLTDPVDSFWVTSAPDFDGKPLKSITQGSADLSAIGKPEGDKEEAPQASQLVIDFVAFAKETLGAAVSDVRTSDRLTESAVCLVAPEHGPDRQLEKMLQGAGRLDDAAKPILEVNPNHALITAMAASPAGDTAFRTDAVQLLLDQARVLDGDKPQDPRAFAERLSRVFDRALKA